One window of the Rosa rugosa chromosome 3, drRosRugo1.1, whole genome shotgun sequence genome contains the following:
- the LOC133735736 gene encoding endoribonuclease Dicer homolog 3a-like — MHLPEEEGQIPLKRSFTETTDDHGAAADQGVSKRLNPRRYQIQVYEVARRRNTIAVMETGTGKTMIAVMLIDEIGQAIKSSGDNKLIIFLAPTVHLVHQQFEVIKEHTTFKVEEYYGAKGVDAWDKEHWEKEFKTHDVLVMTPQILLDALRKAFLTIEAVCLMIMDECHRATGNHPYTKIMKEFYHRSSIKPKIFGMTASPVIRKGVSSTMDCEDQISELESILDSQIYTIEDKTEMEVYAPTAKETRRFYNPTWFSSLDLKEKIKASWSKNDASFLKLQESIQSNFKDLDDKVKALRKRLSNDYEKILYCLDYLGLICAYEAVKVCLENAPTSEECEFYRESSLQCRYFLEEVFGIIKQSLSNGCENFLDVGFDYLKAVDLGYISPKLNELVQLFHSFGVSRELLCLIFVDRIVTAKVIERFMRKVTSLPHFKISYLTGSTTSVGALTPKVQKETLKLFSSGEVNLLFSTDVVEEGIHVPNCSCVIRFDLPKTVRSYVQSRGRARQDNSQFIIMLERGNKQQRDQLYEIIKSEGLMTNTALNRDPEESVLKPCTLDEISEYVVNATGASVTADSSVHTIHKYCDTLPRDKYFVPRPAFQFSYLGDSYECKITLPPNAAFQTLVGPACKNSALSKQVVCLEACKKLHQLGALNDHLLPSTDKPLEKDINVESKGPTSGAGTTKRKELHGTTGIRALSGTWAEKLDGAVFYAYKFDFSCDIVTELYSGFILLIESELAKDVGNIELTLYLVSKKVKASVSSCGQVRLDGKQMAKAKLFQEFFFNGLFGKLFHRANPAEKQREFLLMKETRKLWRQSYMYLVLPLETLDDSNNESWTINWGGISSCVSVVEFLKQNALLGAQHCKGDARNSLQSRSGASGTGCNSSQIFHFADSSVNEKNLKDMVVVAIHTGKIYSVFEVLSDTSAESPFDTSQYNTYAEYFHKKYGVLLMYPGQPLLRLKQNHNPHNLLVNFNGEGGSGKTSESGLVNGKERMYAHMPPELLVCTGLRRDVLKSFYLLPSLIHRLESLMLASQLREEIDSHSSLQISSSLILEALTSLRCSEDFSMERLELLGDSVLKYTVGCHLFLKYPEKHDGQLSSLRQSVICNANLHKLGIDRNLQGYIRDGAFDPRRWVGPGQVSIRPVPCECGVDTLEVPVDSKFQTRDREVVVGKCCDKGHRWMGSKTISDCVEALIGAYYVAGGLSAAVHFMKWLQIDVELEPSLVSEAITTASLHSCNPKVDEIGILESKLRYVFSTKGLLQEAITHASEQESKLGYSYERLEFLGDCVLDLLITWYLYQNHKDIDPGELTDLRAASVNNENFAQAAVRHNVQQHLQHCSGLLQSQITEYVKLLSEHDSGDKLQGPKGPKALGDMVESIAGAILIDTELNLDEVWRVYKPLLSPIVTPDKLELPPLRGLIELCGSLGYFYKEQTVKKGETVHAELSVQLKDVLLIGEGIDRSKKIAKGEAAHHLLKELEKRGITHSGSARKRKLGADQVDDSSPIKQKKTEMHLPMDATGLSLPATDRKISGSKNDIPVIKAINMKKGGPRVSLYELCKQLQWQMPTFKPTEKDSSFISTITLYIPNLGNIECTGDPRSDKKSSLDSAALLMLYDLERQGKIIIGGC; from the exons ATGCATTTGCCAGAGGAAGAAGGCCAGATTCCCCTGAAACGCAGCTTCACTGAAACCACTGATGATCATGGTGCCGCCGCCGATCAAGGagtttcaaagcgcctcaatcccagaag GTATCAGATACAAGTGTATGAGGTTGCTAGGAGGAGGAACACAATAGCTGTGATGGAGACAGGTACTGGCAAGACAATGATAGCTGTGATGCTCATTGATGAAATTGGTCAAGCTATCAAGTCATCTGGTGACAACAAATTGATCATATTCTTGGCCCCAACTGTTCATCTTGTTCATCAG CAATTTGAGGTTATTAAAGAACACACTACTTTTAAAGTAGAGGAGTATTATGGAGCCAAGGGGGTTGATGCGTGGGATAAGGAGCATTGGGAAAAGGAATTTAAAACCCATGAT GTACTGGTTATGACACCCCAGATTCTTTTGGATGCCTTAAGAAAGGCATTCTTGACCATAGAAGCAGTATGCTTGATGATTATGGATGAGTGCCATCGGGCTACCGGCAACCACCCTTATACAAAGATAATGAAG GAGTTTTATCACAGGTCTAGTATCAAGCCAAAAATTTTTGGAATGACGGCTTCTCCTGTAATTCGAAAGG GTGTCTCATCCACAATGGACTGTGAAGATCAAATATCTGAACTTGAAAGCATTTTGGATTCCCAG ATTTATACTATAGAGGATAAAACAGAGATGGAAGTATATGCCCCTACTGCGAAAGAAACTCGTAGATTTTATAACCCAACATGGTTTTCGAGTttggatttgaaagaaaagatCAAGGCCTCTTGGTCGAAG AATGATGCTTCGTTTTTAAAGCTGCAAGAATCAATTCAAAGCAATTTCAAAGATTTGGATGACAAAGTTAAGGCCCTGCGGAAACGATTGTCTAATGACTATGAAAAGATCCTGTATTGCCTGGACTACCTTGGTCTCATATGTGCTTATGAG GCTGTGAAGGTCTGTCTAGAGAATGCTCCTACTAGCGAAGAGTGTGAATTTTATAGAGAAAGTTCTTTGCAGTGCAGATATTTTCTTGAGGAAGTTTTTGGTATAATCAAGCAATCTCTTTCGAATG GTTGTGAAAATTTTTTGGATGTTGGGTTTGACTATTTGAAGGCAGTAGATTTGGGCTACATATCTCCAAAGTTAAATGAACTTGTTCAGCTTTTCCATTCGTTTGG AGTATCTAGGGAACTACTGTGCCTCATCTTTGTGGATAGAATTGTCACTGCTAAAGTGATTGAAAGATTTATGAGAAAAGTTACCTCCTTGCCTCATTTCAAAATTTCCTATTTGACTGGGAGTACTACATCAGTTGGTGCTCTGACACCAAAAGTACAAAAGGAGACATTGAAGTTATTCAGCTCTGGGGAG GTCAATTTATTATTTTCTACCGATGTAGTTGAGGAGGGAATTCATGTTCCAAACTGCTCCTGTGTGATACGTTTTGACTTGCCAAAGACAGTGCGTAGTTATGTCCAGTCCAGAGGACGGGCTCGTCAAGATAACTCTCAATTCATTATAATGCTAGAAAG GGGAAACAAGCAACAGAGGGATCAACTATATGAGATCATCAAGAGCGAAGGTTTGATGACAAATACAGCTCTAAATAGAGATCCTGAAGAAAGCGTTTTGAAACCATGTACACTTGATGAAATAAGTGAATATGTTGTGAATGCCACTGGAGCATCAGTTACAGCAGATTCCAGTGTCCATACTATACATAAGTATTGTGACACGCTTCCCAGAGACAA GTACTTTGTTCCAAGACCAGCATTTCAATTTTCATATCTCGGAGATTCTTATGAATGTAAGATTACATTGCCTCCAAATGCGGCTTTCCAAACCTTGGTCGGTCCTGCATGCAAAAACTCCGCTTTATCAAAGCAGGTTGTATGCTTAGAAGCTTGTAAGAAGCTGCATCAATTGGGTGCCTTGAATGATCATCTTCTCCCGTCCACTGATAAGCCTTTGGAGAAAGATATAAATGTAGAAAGCAAAGGGCCAACTTCTGGTGCAG GAACAACTAAAAGGAAGGAACTACATGGGACAACTGGCATTCGCGCTCTGTCAGGAACTTGGGCAGAAAAACTTGATGGTGCCGTTTTTTACGCCTATAAATTTGACTTCTCCTGTGATATTGTTACCGAGCTATATTCTGGATTTATTCTTCTGATTGAGTCAGAGCTTGCTAAGGATGTGGGGAATATTGAATTGACGCTTTACTTGGTTTCAAAGAAAGTTAAagcttctgtttcttcctgtgGGCAAGTTCGTTTGGATGGAAAACAG ATGGCAAAAGCAAAGCTCTTTCAGGAATTTTTCTTCAATGGATTGTTTGGGAAATTGTTTCATCGAGCCAACCCAGCTGAAAAGCAGAGAGAGTTTTTACTTATGAAAGAAACTAGAAAGCTGTGGAGGCAATCATACATGTATTTGGTTCTTCCGCTTGAAACATTGGATGATTCAAATAATGAATCTTGGACAATAAATTGGGGAGGGATCAGTTCTTGTGTTTCTGTGGTAGAGTTCTTGAAGCAAAATGCATTGTTGGGTGCTCAGCATTGTAAGGGTGATGCAAGGAATTCATTGCAAAGCAGAAGTGGCGCATCTGGGACTGGATGCAATAGTTCACAGATATTCCACTTTGCTGATTCTTctgttaatgaaaaaaatcTCAAAGATATGGTGGTAGTGGCCATCCACACCGGAAAAATATATTCTGTTTTTGAGGTTTTGAGTGACACATCCGCTGAGAGTCCTTTTGACACATCACAGTACAATACCTATGCTGAGTACTTCCACAAAAA ATATGGGGTTCTGCTCATGTATCCGGGTCAGCCTCTGTTGCGGCTGAAGCAAAATCATAATCCACACAACCTTCTTGTGAACTTCAATGGCGAAG GTGGTAGTGGTAAGACATCAGAATCTGGCCTTGTTAATGGAAAGGAACGTATGTATGCCCATATGCCTCCTGAGCTTCTAGTCTGTACTGGATTGCGAAGAGACGTTTTGAAGTCATTTTATCTACTACCATCATTGATTCATCGATTGGAATCCTTGATGTTAGCCAGCCAACTCAGAGAAGAGATTGACAGTCATTCCAGCTTACAGATATCAAGCTCATTG ATTCTAGAAGCACTTACATCACTCAGATGCAGTGAAGATTTTTCCATGGAGCGTTTGGAATTGCTTGGTGATTCAGTGCTAAAGTATACTGTAGGCTGCCACCTCTTCCTAAAATATCCCGAAAAACATGATGGACAATTATCTTCTCTGCGCCAGTCTGTAATTTGTAACGCTAACCTGCATAAATTGGGAATAGATCGAAACTTACAG GGATATATACGTGATGGTGCTTTTGATCCACGCCGTTGGGTTGGTCCAGGACAGGTCTCTATACGACCTGTTCCTTGTGAGTGTGGAGTGGATACCTTAGAAGTTCCAGTAGATAGCAAGTTTCAAACTAGAGACCGTGAAGTTGTGGTTGGAAAGTGCTGTGACAAGGGCCATAGATGGATGGGTTCCAAAACAATCTCTGATTGCGTTGAAGCCCTTATAGGAGCTTACTATGTAGCTGGTGGATTATCTGCTGCAGTCCATTTTATGAAGTGGCTCCAAATTGATGTAGAACTTGAGCCATCCTTGGTTTCTGAAGCAATTACTACTGCATCACTTCATTCCTGCAACCCAAAAGTGGATGAGATTGGAATCCTAGAGTCAAAGCTTCGTTATGTATTTTCTACCAAGGGTCTCTTACAGGAAGCTATAACACATGCATCTGAGCAAGAATCAAAACTTGGCTATTCTTATGAG AGACTAGAGTTTCTCGGTGATTGTGTGTTGGACCTGCTTATCACATGGTATCTCTATCAGAACCACAAAGATATTGATCCAGGTGAGTTAACTGACTTGCGTGCCGCTTCAGTTAACAATGAAAACTTTGCTCAAGCTGCTGTGAGACACAACGTTCAACAGCATCTACAACATTGCTCTGGGTTACTTCAAAGTCAAATAACAGAATATGTAAAGTTGCTTTCTGAACATGATAGTGGTGACAAACTTCAAGGGCCAAAAGGTCCTAAG GCTCTTGGAGACATGGTGGAAAGTATTGCAGGGGCAATACTAATTGATACGGAGCTCAACCTTGACGAAGTGTGGAGAGTATACAAACCACTGTTATCTCCAATTGTGACCCCTGATAAACTTGAGCTGCCTCCCTTGCGTGGACTGATTGAATTATGTGGCTCACTTGGGTACTTTTATAAAGAACAAACTGTAAAGAAGGGTGAAACTGTTCACGCGGAGCTTAGTGTACAGCTGAAAGATGTCCTGTTGATTGGAGAGGGGATTGATCGGAGTAAGAAAATCGCAAAAGGAGAAGCAGCTCATCATTTATTGAAGGAGCTTGAG AAAAGAGGTATTACACACTCTGGGTCTGCCAGGAAGAGAAAACTGGGTGCTGACCAAGTTGATGATTCATCTCCAATAAAGCAAAAGAAAACTGAGATGCATCTGCCTATGGATGCAACTGGACTTTCTTTGCCAGCCACTGACAGAAAAATAAGTGGTTCGAAAAATGACATCCCAG TTATCAAAGCAATCAACATGAAGAAAGGAGGACCTCGAGTCTCTCTTTACGAGCTGTGCAAACAACTACAATGGCAAATGCCTACCTTCAAACCAACAGAAAAGGATTCCAG TTTCATATCAACAATAACGTTGTACATACCCAATTTGGGCAACATCGAATGCACAGGAGATCCTAGGTCAGATAAGAAGAGTTCACTAGACTCTGCAGCACTTCTCATGCTTTATGATCTCGAAAGGCAGGGTAAAATTATCATTGGTGGATGTTAA
- the LOC133739567 gene encoding flowering-promoting factor 1-like, which produces MSGVWVFKQNGVMRLVDDSSSSRRKALVHLPSGQVVNSYSALERILTGLGWERYYGGDPDLYQFHKHSSIDLISLPRDFSKFNSVYMYDIVIKNPNLFHVRDM; this is translated from the coding sequence ATGTCTGGAGTTTGGGTTTTCAAGCAGAATGGTGTGATGCGCCTGGTGGATGATTCGTCTTCCTCCAGGAGGAAGGCGTTGGTGCACTTGCCCAGCGGCCAGGTGGTGAATTCCTATTCGGCGCTGGAGCGAATCCTCACCGGGCTAGGGTGGGAGAGGTACTACGGCGGCGACCCCGACCTGTACCAATTCCACAAGCACTCTTCCATCGACCTAATTTCTCTGCCCAGAGACTTCAGCAAGTTCAACTCCGTTTACATGTACGACATTGTCATTAAAAACCCCAATCTCTTCCACGTCAGAGACATGTGA